The Cyanobacteriota bacterium genome contains the following window.
CATAGTCACCACAGATAGCAATTTTGTGGCGGAGCACGATCGCCTGTTGCAGTAACTCCAAGCTAGTCGCCAGATCAGAAAACGCTTCCAGCGGTGACGGCAATGCGTCTGAATCTGGATCCAAAAATGCTTGCATCTGTTCAGAGGTCTGTAACCCTCGATTGAGCAGCACCTGAGTAATTAAGGGTGAAAGTTGGGTGATGTGGGCAAGCTCAGCAGCTCGCTCTGGTTGAGCGGGTGCAATTTGCCAGCGTTGATTCGGCAACATGACATACAATGCATCAATTACTGTATAACCTAGCAGGTGTTAGGAAAAATGAGGAGTACCTATGAACGCTAGGTGCCAGTGTTCAACCGCAGGCATTTAGCCGTAGGTAATCTCTACCTGTAAGCCATGACTAGCTACTGATCCCCAATGCCCACTGTTATTGACTTGCTGATTCTGATTGTCTATGTCACCTGCGTGGTCTATGTCATCGACCAAGCAATCAAATCCTTAGACAAGCAGTTTATGGTGGTCACCGATCAGGCGTTGATTACCCAACAGTTGCAGCAATACAACTTTCAAGACATTGTGACCCTGAAATTTGGGTTTAAGCGCCGCTATAACTACGACGGCCTGAAGGATATTGCCATCACTATTCAAAACAAGTCCGATCGCCATATGGTTTATGTAGACTGGGATCGCAGCGCCCTTGCTGATCCGAGTGGGCGATCGCGGCGGGTCATTCGCATTTCTACCGATCTCAGCCCGGATCTGTGGCGGGTACAGCCATTCAGTGCTGTAGATTCGGGCAAATCCCTGCAAGAAACTATCACTGCTGAAGATATCCTAAAGCGCAAAGCTGACGGCAGCGGCTACGAAATCAGTAAGGTGCTGATCAATCCTGCCAAACTAGATGTGGGGAGTAAGGTAACCTTCTCGTTGCGATTAGCCCTACGAGCGATTGAATACACACCTACGGCTACGGAATACCGGGCATTCGTCCTTTGTCCCTTCACATTGATTAAGCTGCCTTGGACGGCCTTCTTCCCCTGGAACAAATAACTACAGGAGACGTTAACATCCAAAACATTCTGGAATTGCGCGATTTATGAGAAACTAGCGTACTTTTGTCAAATGTTTTTAATATTAGTTAACATATTGGATGAGGCAAGATATAGAGCCTTTTCTGCCAGTTAGCCTAGGGGCAAGCCTGAAAAACTGTAATCCATGAAACATTACATTTTGTGTCATTAGTGTTTCTTGGATAGCAATTATTCGGTGTGGCTTCGCTAGCCCTTGAATAAAGGATGCTACGAGCCTGCGCGGTGTTGAATAGTTTGACGGCAAGAACCGGGCAATCTATTAGCACCAATGCCTGAATGTACGTGGTCGTCGTTTATGGAGAACAACTATGGATCCATCATCATTTGACCTCACCCTAGAGCAGCAATTTCGGATGCGCCTAAT
Protein-coding sequences here:
- a CDS encoding single-stranded-DNA-specific exonuclease RecJ, with translation MLPNQRWQIAPAQPERAAELAHITQLSPLITQVLLNRGLQTSEQMQAFLDPDSDALPSPLEAFSDLATSLELLQQAIVLRHKIAICGDY